One genomic segment of Hordeum vulgare subsp. vulgare chromosome 2H, MorexV3_pseudomolecules_assembly, whole genome shotgun sequence includes these proteins:
- the LOC123428683 gene encoding subtilisin-like protease, giving the protein MATFRVSSLSLLPFLLLALAAAVEGAGDERSTFIVHVQPQGSHVFGTADDRKAWYNSFLPENVRLLHAYHHVASGFAVRLTRRELDKMSAMPGFVAAVPDRVYKLHTTHTPRFLGLDARQGGRNYSAGSGDGVIIGVLDSGVTPDHPSFSGDGMPAPPAKWKGRCDFNGRSVCNNKLIGARVFDTAAGAGNGTTSTGAPLSPIDEDGHGTHTSSTAAGAVVPGAQVLGQGRGTASGIAPRAHVAMYKVCGLEDCTSADILAGIDAAVADGCDIISMSLGGPSLPYPEDSIAVGTFAAAEKGIFVSMSAGNSGPNYTTLSNEAPWMLTVAASTMDRLISTRVRLGNGLYFDGESVSQPDAASTVFYPLVYAGASSTPDAQFCGNGSLDGFDVKGKIVVCERGNDVGRIDKGAEVVRAGGVGMILANQAIDGFSTIADVHFLPASHVSYHAGDAIMNYIKSAARPMAQIMFRGTVLGTSPAPAITSFSSRGPSMQNPGILKPDITGPGVSVLAAWPFQVGPPSLAGEHSGPTFNFESGTSMSAPHLSGIAALIKSKHPDWSPAAIKSAIMTTADSTDRSGMPITDEKGTAADLFALGAGHVDLDKAMNPGLVYDISPADYIGFLCGMYTGKEVSVIARRAVDCSAVKVIPDRLLNYPSISIAFPSSWNPMTPMMVTRKVTNVGEAPAVYYPQFDLPENAMNVTVMPSSLRFTEANQVKVYKVIVWPRTSGDEVVVQGALRWVSDKHTVRSPISVAFAGH; this is encoded by the coding sequence ATGGCAACCTTCAGGGTCTCCTCGCTCTCCCttctccccttcctcctcctcgccctcGCCGCCGCGGTGGAGGGCGCCGGCGATGAGCGCAGCACGTTCATCGTCCACGTGCAGCCCCAGGGGAGCCACGTGTTCGGCACGGCCGACGACCGCAAGGCCTGGTACAACTCCTTCCTCCCCGAGAACGTCCGGCTCCTCCACGCGTACCACCACGTCGCCAGCGGCTTCGCGGTCCGGCTGACGCGGCGGGAGCTCGACAAGATGTCCGCCATGCCCGGGTTCGTCGCCGCCGTGCCCGACCGGGTTTACAAGCTGCACACGACGCACACGCCGCGGTTCCTCGGGCTGGACGCGCGCCAGGGCGGCAGGAACTACTCGGCCGGGTCTGGCGACGGTGTCATCATCGGGGTGCTCGACAGCGGCGTCACTCCCGATCACCCCTCCTTCAGCGGCGATGGCATGCCGGCGCCGCCAGCCAAGTGGAAAGGGAGGTGCGACTTCAACGGCCGCTCCGTGTGCAACAACAAGCTCATCGGCGCTCGCGTTTTCGACACTGCAGCCGGTGCTGGGAACGGCACCACCTCTACCGGTGCGCCGCTGTCGCCGATCGACGAGGATGGGCACGGCACGCACACGTCGAGCACGGCGGCGGGAGCAGTGGTGCCAGGCGCTCAGGTGCTTGGCCAGGGCAGGGGCACTGCGTCCGGGATAGCGCCGCGTGCGCACGTCGCCATGTACAAGGTGTGTGGCCTTGAGGACTGCACCAGCGCCGACATACTCGCCGGCATCGACGCTGCCGTGGCTGACGGCTGCGACATCATCTCCATGTCCCTCGGCGGGCCATCGTTACCGTACCCCGAAGACAGCATCGCCGTCGGCACGTTCGCCGCCGCAGAGAAGGGAATTTTCGTCAGCATGTCAGCCGGCAACTCCGGCCCAAACTACACCACGCTGTCGAACGAGGCGCCCTGGATGCTCACCGTCGCCGCGAGCACCATGGACCGTTTGATCAGCACCCGGGTGCGCCTTGGGAACGGTCTCTACTTCGATGGCGAGTCAGTCAGCCAGCCAGACGCTGCGTCGACCGTCTTCTACCCGCTGGTCTACGCCGGCGCGAGCTCCACACCAGACGCGCAGTTTTGCGGCAACGGCTCGCTGGACGGCTTCGATGTCAAGGGCAAGATAGTCGTCTGTGAGCGCGGCAATGACGTCGGTAGGATTGACAAAGGCGCCGAGGTGGTAAGAGCCGGAGGCGTCGGCATGATTCTGGCCAACCAGGCCATTGATGGCTTCAGCACCATCGCCGACGTGCACTTCCTCCCAGCGTCGCACGTCAGCTACCACGCCGGAGACGCGATCATGAACTACATCAAGTCAGCGGCGAGACCGATGGCGCAAATCATGTTCAGGGGAACGGTCCTCGGCACGTCGCCGGCCCCGGCTATCACTTCCTTCTCCTCGCGCGGGCCAAGCATGCAGAACCCCGGCATCCTGAAGCCCGACATCACGGGCCCCGGCGTGAGCGTACTCGCGGCGTGGCCATTCCAAGTAGGTCCACCCTCGTTGGCCGGGGAGCACTCCGGGCCGACCTTCAACTTCGAGTCCGGAACGTCCATGTCAGCGCCGCACCTCAGCGGTATCGCCGCCTTGATCAAGAGCAAGCACCCGGACTGGTCGCCGGCGGCGATCAAGTCCGCCATCATGACAACGGCCGACAGCACCGACCGCTCGGGCATGCCGATAACCGACGAGAAGGGGACGGCGGCCGACCTCTTCGCCCTTGGTGCCGGCCATGTCGACCTCGACAAGGCCATGAACCCCGGTCTGGTATACGACATCTCCCCGGCCGATTACATCGGCTTCCTCTGCGGAATGTACACGGGCAAGGAAGTCTCCGTGATCGCGCGCCGTGCAGTGGACTGCTCGGCCGTCAAGGTGATCCCGGACCGACTGCTGAACTACCCGTCGATCTCCATCGCTTTCCCCTCGTCGTGGAACCCAATGACCCCGATGATGGTTACACGCAAGGTGACGAACGTCGGAGAGGCGCCGGCGGTGTACTACCCCCAGTTCGACTTGCCGGAAAACGCTATGAACGTCACCGTCATGCCGAGCTCGCTGCGGTTCACCGAGGCAAACCAGGTGAAGGTTTACAAGGTGATCGTGTGGCCAAGGACCAGCGGCGATGAAGTGGTGGTGCAGGGAGCGCTCCGGTGGGTGTCGGACAAGCACACCGTGAGGAGCCCCATCTCGGTCGCCTTCGCCGGACACTAG